In a single window of the Candidatus Tisiphia endosymbiont of Nemotelus nigrinus genome:
- the acpS gene encoding holo-ACP synthase, which yields MIISIGTDIVQIPRIERILNLYGQCFIDRILSKKEVQKLTSISKDQHGCFLAKRFAAKEAVSKALGVGIGRNLQFKDISILNDDLGKPFVLGCYPENLNKFGRNLEQVKVHLSISDDYPIAIAFVIVTSL from the coding sequence TTAGTATTGGTACAGATATAGTACAAATTCCAAGAATAGAGAGGATATTAAACCTATATGGTCAATGTTTTATAGACAGAATTCTTTCTAAAAAGGAAGTACAAAAGCTAACTTCTATAAGCAAAGACCAACATGGTTGTTTTTTGGCAAAAAGGTTTGCTGCGAAAGAAGCAGTTAGCAAAGCCCTTGGTGTTGGAATTGGCAGAAATTTACAATTTAAAGACATCTCTATATTAAATGATGATCTAGGAAAGCCATTTGTTTTGGGTTGTTATCCTGAAAACCTAAACAAATTTGGACGAAACCTTGAGCAAGTTAAAGTCCACTTGTCTATTTCAGACGATTACCCAATTGCTATAGCTTTTGTAATCGTTACCTCATTATAG